Proteins from one Oryza sativa Japonica Group chromosome 12, ASM3414082v1 genomic window:
- the LOC136354722 gene encoding basal body protein 10-like: MGRDSTTAASAAAGVEPAALAYIRHLVEELEDTAFEDACSDQADEFNDGDLFHRRPEPSEVPAAVARALDGVEDLLWKGSPTLAAYARQDARNRRLEQQNVVAATAAAVADTGAAVDAHRRAIAAKLPRLRALRARLAALTTTASAAAGSAEEVTGAVVSVLERMNRAQEEEAAAAAAVDGLRASLAGLLERLVLAVEEAEEEEAKLEAMGPELPGLAEDVGVLFRAQKRFLDCLRVLRQFVASAR, from the coding sequence ATGGGGAGGGAttcgacgacggcggcatcggcggctgCGGGGGTCGAGCCGGCGGCGCTGGCGTACATCCGGCACCTGGTGGAGGAGCTGGAGGACACGGCGTTCGAGGACGCGTGCTCCGACCAGGCCGACGAGTTCAACGACGGCGACCTGTTCCACCGCCGCCCGGAGCCCTCCGaggtccccgccgccgtcgcgcgcgcgctcgacgGAGTCGAGGACCTCCTCTGGAAGGGGAGCCCCACGCTCGCCGCCTACGCGCGCCAggacgcccgcaaccgccgcctcgAGCAGCAGAACgtggtcgccgccaccgcggccgccgtcgcggaCACCGGCGCGGCCGTCGacgcccaccgccgcgccatcgccgccaagctcccccgcctccgcgccctccgcgcccgcctcgccgccctgacaacgacggcgtcggcggcggcggggagcgcggAGGAGGTGACCGGCGCCGTGGTGTCGGTGCTGGAGCGGATGAACCGggcgcaggaggaggaggccgcggcggcggcggccgtggacgGGCTGCGCGCGTCGCTGGCCGGGCTGCTGGAGCGGCTGGTGCTCGCCGTGGAGGAGGCTGAGGAGGAAGAGGCGAAGCTGGAGGCCATGGGGCCCGAGCTGCCCGGCCTCGCGGAGGACGTCGGCGTGCTGTTCCGAGCGCAGAAGCGATTCCTCGACTGCCTTCGCGTGCTCCGCCAGTTCGTAGCTTCAGCTCGCTAG